The sequence below is a genomic window from Candidatus Gastranaerophilales bacterium.
GTTGAGAAGCTGAGAGGCTGGGGTTTAGTTCATGTAGGTTGGGTTTTAACCCAACGTCCTTGTTGTCATCGAATTAGTTGACATATACAAGGGTGACAGTTGTTTTTTTAAATTTTAAAGGAAGCTGGGAAGTTGAACTGCCTGCTACCCTGCAAGCATCCAAAAATGGTAGAAAAATGCAACCACAGCGCCCAAAAGCGCTCCCATTGTAACTTCTAAAGGGGTATGCCCTAAAAGTTCACCCAATTTTTCCTGACAATTGATAGGTTTATGTTCCCACATAGCATCTGCCAGGAGATTAAGCTGAGTAGCCATTTTACCTGCACTGCGCCTCAAACCCGCTGCATCATACATTACAATTAAAGAAAAAATCAAAGCAATTGCAAATTCTACACTTTCAAATCCTCTTATAAGCCCAACACTCGTAGTCAAGGCTATAACAGCCGCACTGTGAGAACTCGGCATTTCGCCTGTAGATGCAAAAATTCTAAAATTAATTTTTTTATTTTTTATGTAATAAAACGAAAACTTTAAAAACTGGGCGGTAAAAGTTGCTATAAATGAAGAAATTATTATTTCTTTGCCTGTATTCACAATCATTCTTTATTCCTTATACTGTTTACAATGCTATCAGCTATGGCATCAAAAGCTTCTGATAAAATATTATTTAATTTTAATACATTTTTTGCTTTTTCACAAAGTGCATTAAGTTCTATTTTAGAATTATCTAACCCAAAGAGTTTCGGATGTGTGTTTTTGTTGGAATCCAAATCTTTATGAGGGGTCTTGCCTAATGTTTTCAAATCACCCTCTATATCCAAAATATCATCCGCAATTTGAAACGCATAACCCAAGAATTTACCGTAATCCACAAGCGCATTCAAGGTTTTCTCATCTGCACCGCCGAGTAATCCGCCGGCCATAAGCGCAAATTTAAACAGCTCTCCTGTCTTATGTGTATGTATGTAGGTAAATGTAGAAATATCTATTTCTTTGTTTTCTGATTGAATATCAGCCACCTGACCGCCAACCATCCCCACGGGACCTATTGAGGTATAAAATTCATTCAAAACTCTTAACAAAACAGCTTTATCAACACAGTCAGGGGTCTTTTTTATTATTATCTGGGGTGCAAAAGATAAAAGAGCATCCCCTGCAAGTACAGCCATACCTTCGCCAAAAACTTTATGGTTAGTGGGGTTGCCTCGCCTAAAATCATCATTATCCATACAAGGTAAATCGTCATGAATCAAACTATAACAATGCACCATCTCTAAAGCACAAGCTGTTGGCAAAGCAACCTCTGCATCAGCTCCGCAAACCCTTGCCGCTTCAAGCAAAAGTATCGGTCTTATTCTTTTACCGTCAGCCAAAACACTATATCTCATTGCCTCCCAAATTATTTCAGGGAAACGAATTTCTAAATATTCGCCAAGCTTGGCATTAATTATTTTTTTATTCTCTGCTAAATATTCTCTTAAATTCAACTTCATCTCCCAATTATAAAATAAAGGTCGTCTATTGCAAAGCTATAAATCTTCTTTATCTACAATATTAATTCCATTCTCTTGGTTTAAAAATTGCAAATGCCGCTCTTCTACAACCTCTCCTTCCAGTAAAACAGGGATTCCGGGCGGATAAGGCACAAGAACTTCTGCACTTATTTTCCCCACCGCCTCTTTTGGCGAAACTTTTTTATGTTTATAATCCATAGTTTCATACGGAGTAAGAAGCTGTTTAGGTAGTTTCGGGGTATACTCCATAAAATTTTTTGATGTTTTAAGAGGTATTTTTTGCAAAGCTGATTTGAGCTTTTGTAATTTTTTAGCGGAAGTTCCGATTCCGCACAGACACAATACTCCCTTGGCGCTGTATAGTTCATCTTCTATATTAAAGCTGTCTAAATATGCCGACAATTCTTCACCGCTGTAGCCTCCAACCCTAAAAAACAGTTTTGAAGGGTCATTGTTTTCTAAAAAAATTATATTCGGCAGTTTTTTCTTAAAATCTGCTATAAATTTCAGCAATTTTTCTATTTCATAACTACCTTTTGCTGAATGTAACCAATTTATTGAAGCTTCTATTGATGCCAACAGAATGAACGACGGGGAGGTGGAATTTATTATATTAAGATTTTTTTGTA
It includes:
- a CDS encoding divergent PAP2 family protein, whose translation is MIVNTGKEIIISSFIATFTAQFLKFSFYYIKNKKINFRIFASTGEMPSSHSAAVIALTTSVGLIRGFESVEFAIALIFSLIVMYDAAGLRRSAGKMATQLNLLADAMWEHKPINCQEKLGELLGHTPLEVTMGALLGAVVAFFYHFWMLAG
- a CDS encoding polyprenyl synthetase family protein, which encodes MKLNLREYLAENKKIINAKLGEYLEIRFPEIIWEAMRYSVLADGKRIRPILLLEAARVCGADAEVALPTACALEMVHCYSLIHDDLPCMDNDDFRRGNPTNHKVFGEGMAVLAGDALLSFAPQIIIKKTPDCVDKAVLLRVLNEFYTSIGPVGMVGGQVADIQSENKEIDISTFTYIHTHKTGELFKFALMAGGLLGGADEKTLNALVDYGKFLGYAFQIADDILDIEGDLKTLGKTPHKDLDSNKNTHPKLFGLDNSKIELNALCEKAKNVLKLNNILSEAFDAIADSIVNSIRNKE